One window of the Crassaminicella thermophila genome contains the following:
- a CDS encoding arginine repressor has protein sequence MKYARHAKILEIIDKNEIETQEDLADALKKNNINVTQATVSRDIKELRLIKVLGKNGRYKYASMKQQESAISDRLVKIFKDSILSIDCAGNIIVLKTLVGAGQAACAALDALDIKEIVGTIAGDDTIFILVREQEKIEEIVEKFKKLMK, from the coding sequence ATGAAATATGCAAGACATGCTAAAATTTTAGAAATTATTGATAAAAATGAAATAGAAACACAGGAAGACCTGGCTGATGCTTTAAAAAAGAATAATATAAATGTTACGCAAGCTACAGTTTCAAGAGATATAAAAGAATTAAGACTTATAAAAGTTTTAGGAAAGAATGGTAGATATAAATATGCTTCTATGAAACAACAGGAAAGCGCTATCTCTGATAGGTTAGTAAAAATATTTAAGGATTCTATTTTATCAATAGATTGTGCTGGAAATATAATTGTGTTAAAAACGTTAGTAGGAGCAGGACAAGCAGCCTGTGCTGCACTTGATGCGTTAGATATTAAAGAAATAGTAGGTACAATTGCTGGCGATGATACAATTTTTATTCTCGTTCGAGAACAGGAAAAAATCGAAGAAATAGTAGAGAAGTTTAAGAAACTCATGAAATAG
- the recN gene encoding DNA repair protein RecN: protein MLLELIIENFALIEKIDIRFGGGLNILTGETGAGKSIIIDAVNMAIGERADKSYIRRGADRSVIQMVFRTQNKYLIELLKEKGIDLYDDDIIIITREIYNNGRSTSRINDRVVTISLVKEISKFLIDIHGQHAHQSLLYPENHIDILDSLAEKEILNLKQEVANKYYELKELKNKLASLCGNELERERKKDLLRFQLNEIDECDLKIGEDLELMSQYNLLSNSEKIYNVMSDSYEKIYSGNNRYLSIVDGIGNIVKELEDIKEFDNNIYNIYNILQECLYNIEDVSRDIRNYRDNIEFDPFLLEQTEKRLDLINNLKRKYGNTIEEILSYRNKIFLELEEIENSQDIIEALKNNINKLTEEYFDLAKKLSDIRRSIAKKFETKITHELMDLNMNKVIFKVNFINDSTQINDINYTEKGIDRIEFLISTNAGEQLKSLAKIASGGEISRIMLAFKTILAKSDNIPTLIFDEIDTGISGRAANVVGEKLAVISRTHQILCITHLPQIALMADHHYYIEKNIQDDKTSTCIIKLSEEDRITELGRLLGGMTITNLTMEHAKEMLSIGYNFKNNLK, encoded by the coding sequence ATGCTCTTAGAGTTAATTATAGAAAATTTTGCATTGATTGAAAAAATAGATATTCGTTTTGGTGGAGGATTAAATATTCTTACTGGTGAAACTGGTGCAGGTAAATCAATTATTATTGATGCAGTAAATATGGCTATTGGTGAAAGAGCAGATAAAAGTTATATTCGAAGAGGTGCTGATAGATCAGTTATTCAAATGGTATTTCGTACTCAAAATAAGTACTTAATAGAACTACTAAAAGAAAAAGGAATTGATTTATATGATGATGATATAATTATTATAACTAGGGAAATTTATAATAATGGAAGAAGTACTTCAAGAATAAACGATAGAGTTGTTACTATATCTTTAGTTAAAGAAATTAGTAAATTTTTAATTGATATACACGGTCAACATGCTCATCAATCTTTACTTTATCCTGAAAATCATATTGATATTTTGGATTCTTTAGCGGAAAAAGAAATATTAAATCTTAAGCAAGAGGTTGCAAATAAATATTATGAACTTAAAGAATTAAAAAATAAATTAGCAAGTTTATGTGGAAATGAATTAGAAAGAGAGCGAAAAAAAGATTTGTTAAGATTTCAGTTAAATGAAATTGACGAGTGCGATCTTAAAATAGGTGAAGACTTAGAGTTAATGTCGCAATATAACCTTTTATCTAATAGCGAGAAAATTTACAATGTTATGTCTGATTCTTATGAAAAAATTTATAGTGGTAATAACAGATATCTATCTATTGTAGATGGAATTGGGAATATTGTTAAAGAACTAGAAGATATTAAAGAATTTGACAATAATATTTATAATATTTATAATATCTTACAAGAATGCTTATATAATATTGAGGATGTTTCTAGAGATATTAGAAATTATAGAGACAATATAGAATTTGATCCATTTTTATTAGAGCAAACTGAAAAACGATTGGATTTGATTAACAATTTAAAAAGAAAATATGGAAATACAATAGAAGAAATTTTATCCTATAGAAATAAAATATTTTTAGAATTAGAAGAAATTGAAAATAGCCAAGACATAATAGAAGCTTTAAAAAATAATATTAACAAATTAACAGAAGAGTATTTTGATTTGGCAAAAAAATTGAGTGATATTAGAAGATCAATAGCAAAAAAATTTGAAACAAAAATAACTCATGAATTAATGGATTTAAATATGAACAAAGTTATTTTTAAAGTAAATTTTATAAATGATAGCACTCAAATAAATGATATTAATTATACAGAAAAAGGTATTGATAGGATTGAATTTTTAATTTCTACAAATGCTGGAGAGCAGCTTAAATCTTTAGCTAAAATAGCTTCTGGTGGAGAAATATCAAGAATTATGTTGGCTTTTAAAACAATTTTAGCTAAATCTGATAATATTCCGACTTTAATTTTTGATGAAATAGATACTGGTATAAGTGGAAGAGCAGCAAATGTTGTTGGTGAGAAGTTAGCAGTTATTTCTAGAACACATCAAATTTTGTGTATAACACATTTACCTCAAATTGCATTAATGGCAGATCATCATTATTATATTGAAAAAAATATACAAGATGATAAAACATCAACATGTATAATTAAATTGTCAGAAGAAGATAGAATTACTGAATTAGGAAGATTATTAGGTGGAATGACAATAACTAACTTAACAATGGAACATGCAAAAGAAATGTTAAGTATAGGCTATAACTTTAAAAATAACTTAAAATAA